GCCCCACACCGCGAACTCCTCGATCAAGTGCTCGACAAGTGGTCCCTCGGCGTGCTCAACGAGCTCTGCGAACGCCCCTGCCGCTTCAACCAGCTACGCCGGGCCATGCCCGCGGTCACGCAGAAGTCGCTGACCGCGACCCTTCGCCGCCTCGAGCGCAACGGAGTGATCGAACGCGAGGTCCTCTCCACCCGGCCGGTGGCGATCGTGTATCGGATCACACCGCTCGGCAAGACCTTGCGACAGCCCATCGACGTCTTGCTCGCCTGGGCGTCCGAACACATGCCCGCCATCGAACACGCCCGCGACGCCTTCGACATCCGCCAAGACGCGGGCCTCTGAGACCTATGCCCTGGCCCCGTTCGAGTCGGCGGCTGATGTCCGTGACCGGGCGGCCGAGCATCGAAGCCTTCCCTGTCGTCCGGACGGCCGCACGCGTCGGGGCAACTGCCAGAGAGCGGAGCCGGAGTCGGCGCCTGCCCTAGTACCGTCGCGTCGTATGAACGACCCCGAGATCGAGATCACCGCAGACCTGGTCCACAGCCTGCTGAAGGAGCAGCATCCCGACCTTGCGGGGCTGGCCATACGTGAGGTGGCGGGCGGATGGGACAACCAGCAGTGGCGCCTTGGGGACGAGTTGGCCGTGCGCATGCCGCGTACGAAACGTGCCCCGGAGTTGCAGCGCAAGGAGCGCCGCTGGCTGCCCGTCCTGGCCCCGCGCCTACCGCTCCCGGTCCCGAACCCTGTACGGATCGGCGAACCGTCCGCGCGCTTCCCGAGACCCTGGACCATCATGACGTGGGTCCCCGGCGAGCCACTGGACCACGCCTCGATCAGCCGCGGCGAGCACGCGGCCGACACTCTGGCGGGCTTCCTCAGAGCGCTCCACGTGAAGGCACCCGCCGAGGCACCGACCGGTTCCGACCGCGGCGCCCACCCCGAGCGGTACACCGACGGCTTCGACCACTTCTTCCAAACCGTCGCCCTGGGCGGCATCGCCGACGAGGTCCGGGCCGTCTGGGATGACGCCGTCGCGGCCCCCGAGTGGGAGGGCCCGCCGGTATGGGTACACGGCGACCTTCATCCCGCGAACGTCATCATCTCGGACGGGACGCTCTCCGGCGTGATCGACTTCGGTGACCTGTGCGCCGGCGACCCGGCGTGGGACCTCGCGGCCGCATGGGTGGTCCTTCCCGCGGGCGGCGCCTCACGCTTCTTCGACGTATACGGACACGCGGACGAGGCGACGCTCCGGCGCGCCCGCGGGCTCGCCGCCCTGAAAAGCCTGATCCTCATGCTGATAGGCCAGAACGGAGACCAGGGCCTCCCCGGCGGCAAGCCAACATGGAGACCCGCCGGCCGGGCAGCACTCGACCGCGTTCTGCAAGGCAGTATCGGCGGGCGCTACCGCAGTTGGTCGCGGCGGCGGGTCAGGTAGGCGGTCTCGGCGGTGTTGCCCGCAAGTTCGATGGCTCTGTCGTAGGCCGCGCGCGACTGCCGGCTGTGGCCCTGCCGGCGCAGCAGGTCGGCGCGGGTGGCGTGGTAGGCGTGATAGCCGGCCAGCTCGTCCTCAAGGCGGTCGACGGCCGCCAATGCCACCCGCGGGCCGTCGAGTTCGGCGACCGCGATGGACCGGTTGAGGGCGATGATCGGCGAGGGGTCCAGGCGGGCGAGCTGGTCGTAGAGGGCGAGGACCTGTGACCAGTCGGTGTCGCGGATGTCGCGGGCGGAGGTGTGCACGGCGTTGATCGCGGCGAGGATCTGGTAGCGGCCCGGAGCCACCCCGGCGGCGGCAGCGGCGAGGCGCTCGCGCACCAGCCCGTGGCCCTCGGCGATCAGGCCAGTGTCCCAGGCCCCACGGTCCTGCTCGTCGAGCGGGACCAGTTCGCCGCCGGCCGAGATCCGGGCGGTGCGGCGGGCGTCGGTGAGGAGCATCAGCGCCAGCAGCC
This portion of the Sphaerisporangium krabiense genome encodes:
- a CDS encoding aminoglycoside phosphotransferase family protein, giving the protein MNDPEIEITADLVHSLLKEQHPDLAGLAIREVAGGWDNQQWRLGDELAVRMPRTKRAPELQRKERRWLPVLAPRLPLPVPNPVRIGEPSARFPRPWTIMTWVPGEPLDHASISRGEHAADTLAGFLRALHVKAPAEAPTGSDRGAHPERYTDGFDHFFQTVALGGIADEVRAVWDDAVAAPEWEGPPVWVHGDLHPANVIISDGTLSGVIDFGDLCAGDPAWDLAAAWVVLPAGGASRFFDVYGHADEATLRRARGLAALKSLILMLIGQNGDQGLPGGKPTWRPAGRAALDRVLQGSIGGRYRSWSRRRVR
- a CDS encoding winged helix-turn-helix transcriptional regulator — encoded protein: MDTDSELRIDAPHRELLDQVLDKWSLGVLNELCERPCRFNQLRRAMPAVTQKSLTATLRRLERNGVIEREVLSTRPVAIVYRITPLGKTLRQPIDVLLAWASEHMPAIEHARDAFDIRQDAGL